cactccagcctgggcaacagagcgagactgccctgggaaaaaagaaaaaaaaagagaccaaagCATTGTCTTGCCTTCACCCTGGTCCACCCACAAAAGTTAACAGCCTTCTGGGAAGTGCTGCCTTGGACAACAGGGCAGAAGGGCCCTGGCAGAGAGGGAGCGCCTTGGCCTGCAGTGACCTTTCCGCTTGTGACCTCTCCTTGTGTGGCCATGTCTTCTCGCTTGGTGTTGGGTTAACTTGCTCCTGGTCCTCTGCTCAGTGGTGGCGTTGCCTTCTGTGCTGGCCCCGTGGATGGATTGTTCCTTTTTTCCGTGGTGACCTcctctccaggctctgcttggTGGGCTTCTGGTGTGGCCGCgccctgtgtgtgtctctctctgtgtcctgCCAGTGGTTTTACCCTATGGTAGGTTACGTCATGCTGTTCTACCACAGGGTAGAACCACGGACAGGATACCGGGACACCCTCTGCATCGAAGGACTCCTCGTCTGCCCAGCCACAAACAGCCCAGCCGCCGGGGACTGGCCCCCTTGGGACGTCCCCTGGCTGGTTTAGCTCAAGCCCAAAAGGACTCTGAATTCATGCTTGAGGCTCGAAACCAGGGACTGGGTGTTGGTTCAGATGAATGCGTGGAAGTGTGGGCACGGGTATGGTGTGGGGGGTCTGGAGGTGAAGGGAGGGCAAAGTGTAAGAGAAGTGAGATGCCTGTGGCATAGTTGGTGGGGGTGAGGTTTCTAATCGGAAGACAGTACGGATGACATTTTCATGGATCAGGATTGGGAATGTGGTGCTGTGTATTTATGTTATGTTGCCCGTCCAGGTAGAGTGGAAGCAGGGTCGTTGCTATTCAAACAGAACCTTTGCAGAAAGATCATTGTAATAAACATGCATCGTGTCCTTGTGCAGTACACAGCCTAtgcagctgagcatggtgacccAGGGTACAAGGACCCCCTTTAGCATTAGACGCTCTGGATGTTGTGATGTAAAGTCTAGGAACAGGAACACATCACTTGGGAGCCAACAGGCACACGTTTTCCTGAACCTCATCCTCAAATGCACTTGCCACCCCACCCTGGTTCACTCTAGGTCTCAGCCTGCCCTGTTCACTGATCAGCTTTTCATATAGGTTAGCCCGGGCACTTGTCACGGGACTGGACTCCTTGGAACACGTGTCCGCAGACTACCTGAGACACAATGGAGGAGAGTCACAGCTCCTGTGCAGATGTGCACTAAGGGACCCGttattcttgtcttttctttctcttccctcacaGAGAGTGGTTTTTCCTCCTGTCTCACGAGGTGCTCAACCCTATGTATTGTTTATTTGAATACGCGGGGAAGAACAATTACTGCCTGCAGATCAACCCCGCCTCCTCCATCAACCCGGACCACCTCACCTACTTCCGCTTTATCGGCAGATTCATCGCCATGGTAAGGGGGCCACAGGGGAATCTCCTCTTCCTCTGAGACCTCCAGGAAGGGGCAGCATTGGAGGAGGCCCTGGGCCTGTTCACCAGGAGGCAACGTGGCATGAATAGCAGCCCCTGTGGACTGGTGTGCCCTCTCTGATCCCCACCCTTCACCCCCATAGAACTCGtaaagtaaaaatgcaaaaagctcCAGGCgccgtggcacgtgcctgcagtcccagctactcgggaggctgaggtgggaggatcgcttgagcccaggattctgGGCTGTAGTGCCCTATGCTGATTGGGcgtccacactaagttcggcatgAATATgatgacctcccgggagcgggggaccaccaggttgcctgaggaggggtgaactggcccaggtcagaaatggagcaggtcaaaactcccatgctgatcagtagtgggatcgtgcctgtgaatagccactgcactccagcctgggcaacatagcgagactctgtcttttaaaaataaaatgcaaaaagctAGCGAGAGCTCTGGAGAAACCAGAGCTTTCCTCAGTGGCTGCCATATAGGTAGTGAAGTTTCCATGTTGCTTTGTATAGGACTTGTCAAGAGGAAGCCAGGGTCTCGGGGCCACAGACTTTACTGAACATTAAATATGTGCTCTGTTGAGGGCCTTGGGATGACAGGGCTGAGTGAAACCGTAACTGCCCACCTGCTGCCTGTCTCTGGGAGGTGACACTGTCCCGGCATTTGGGAATGTCCCACTGAGACACTAAGCCTTCTGGAAGGACATTTGGAATCAATGCTAGCTTAGAACGAAACCCTGGCAGACCGGCTGGTGCAGGGTGTAGGGACATCTGTTGGAATGTGGGCCATTTCTGGGGAGGCGTCACAGCATCGCATCTGTGTTTAACTGGAAAGAGGGACATGGTGTGAATATGGAAAGGGAGGTTCTGCCACGTGCCCTCTGTTGAGGGTCTTGAGAGTGTGAGAACCTGGATTGAGAAGCGGGGCCCGTGGGAGCCACAGCTTGGGAGCTACATTCATAGCTTGAGATGTTTCAATTCTCACTTTCCTTCGCCTCTTCCCCTGCCTTCCTGAGTGTCCTGCCCTGCTTCCCTGTTATGAGGACCCAAGCTCCCCAGGAGTCTATGACTAAATATGGCCCTTCCCATCGCCTGGGAGTTCTTGGCCAAGGTGCTGGGCTGTGGAAGTGGGCACATTTTTCCCAGGTCTAGAGACCCGCCTGGCCCAGCAGCCAACAGGACAGACCGGTAAAACCCTAGACTATTACTCACCATTGGCCGCCAGCTCTCGCCGTCAGCGGTGTCTGCATTATTTTTGGCTGTCATTGCCACCCGCCCTGAGCACCAGTGAGTCAGGGCTGCTGCCACCTGGAGCTGTTTGGAGCAAGCCTTTTCTGTGAGCATGGGACAGATCTTTGCTAGCCCGGGGCCAGCTGGCCAGTGCATGGGGCAGATGCAGGCCTGGACATGGGTACCCACGCCGGCCAGCTCGGCCCAGTCCCTGAGCTCTGCAGGGCAGGCTGGGGGCCACCTGCAGGTACAAGTTAGGACAAAGGTGTCGTTTACTCCCCTGGCCCTCCTGCTGTGCCCCTGAGGCAGCCGCTGCTGCGATTCTgtcagggaaggaaggcaggtggCTGTGGTGGGGTTTGATATGGAGCATCTGAGAGCTGGTCTGGTGgtgcccagggaagccaaagctCTGTGCTGTGCCTCTTCCTTCCCAGGCGCTGTACCACGGAAAGTTCATTGACACGGGCTTTACCCTCCCTTTCTACAAGCGGATGCTCAACAAGAGACCAACCCTGAAAGACCTGGAGTCCATCGACCCCGAGTTCTACAACTCCATTGTCTGGATCAAGTgagccccctgcccccaccaccccccaCACCCCACTGCACTGATAGGAGGGATGTCTCTGGGCGGGGAGTAGGTGCTGATGGCCTGGATTTTGTCTGCCAGAGTGTCCCCTGAGCTCTCATGCAGCTTTTATAAGAGCTTGTGGAGAGAATTGCCTTCTGTGGACAGTTCTAGAATTCTCTCCTTGAGTCAGGGAGCTGTTGCTTGTCACTCTTCTGGATTCTAGGCCACCTGTGAGGCCTTGGTGTCCCACAGGCAACAAAGCAGGACCCAGGAAAGACCCCGCCACTATAGACATCTTCCCGCTTGGTCTCCTGTGCCCCCAGAGAGAACAACCTGGAAGAGTGTGGCCTGGAGCTGTACTTCATCCAGGACATGGAGATCCTGGGCAAGGTGACGACCCACGAGCTGAAGGAGGGCGGCGAGAGCATCCGGGTTACGGAGGAGAACAAGGAAGAGTACATCATGTGAGTCTCTGGTGCCGGGGGACTCTGCTCCAGGAGTCCCAGCAGGTGGCAGGAAACCTAGCGGGTTGCAGAGAAAGATGGGCCGCCACCTGTGGCCTATGGGTCACTGTGGATCCAGGACCCTGCCATTTGCATCTGCCTCAATGGTGGCTACTAGCAGCCAGTCACATGATGGCACGAGCTGGGGGAGCCAGAGCTGAGGTCCTTAGTTACTAGCTCCAAGCTACACTTTTTCGCCACGTGAAAGATTTCAAGCCTGCTGGGTAGAATTTCTTTGAAGTCACAACAAGCTGAACTGTCTGCATGTTTCTCCAGGCAGAAAGGATCTCCGTGGCTTGTGTGCCTAGACCCACTGTCTCCTGTGTCCCCGTTCTCCATGCCTGTTCCTCAGGTCTCTCGGTTTAGGCTTTTTATCTCCATGCTTCCATACGTCTGAGGTTCAGTCGGTGCTgggggcaggagcaggaggaggtggtggtgaggaTGGTTTCAAAAACTCAGGTGTCTGCAGGTCACTGTGAGGTCCTCAGGGCCGCACTCTGGGGCCTCCAGCAGGCTCGGTCTGGGTGTGCGAAGTCAGTTTTGCTAATCCAGTGGTCCTGTGTAGGTCCAGGCCACGTGGCCTGTCTCAGGCTCCACTCATGGCTGGTCTTTGGTCTCAGGCTGCTGACCGACTGGCGTTTCACCCGAGGTGTGGAAGAGCAGACCAAAGCCTTCCTGGATGGCTTTAATGAGGTGGCCCCACTGGAGTGGCTGCGCTACTTTGATGAGAAAGAGCTGGAGGTAAGTGTCTGAGGTTGCTGGGACCCCGAGCCCCTGCTTCTGGGGCGATCCTGCTATGTGATACGCTCACTGTGTACCCACAGACACTCACCAATAAAACTCCCACTTCGACAGGGCAGATGGGTTTGATTTGGCATCTCAGTACCCATCCTTTTCTAGACACTTGTTTCAAGAAAGGAGaaacttctggaggctgaggcaggagaatctcttgaacctgagagacggaggttacagtgagccgagatcacaccactgcactccagcatggtgacagagcgagactctatctcaaaaagaaaaaagaaaaagggacttACATTACCCATATGATTAACGCTGACACCAAAAACAGCTAGTTGAAGACGTTTGGGGCAGTGTCAAATGCTGGCCAGTGGCCGATGAGTAGGGATGGACCACTAAGGATGCTGAttcctcctctccccagctgATGCTGTGTGGCATGCAGGAGATAGACATGAGCGACTGGCAGAAGAACACCATCTACCGGCACTACACCAAGAACAGCAAGCAGATCCAGTGGTTCTGGCAGGTGGGTCTCGGGGCCCAGGTTTTGGCAGGGACATTTGGGCCATTGGCCAAAGGAAATGGGTCCTGAGGAAACCTCATGCGCAAGGACCTTCAGCTTTGACTCGGTCCTCACCTCCCATAACTTGCAAAGGGAGACGATACACCTGCTTTGGGATGAACGGGGGCAGTTCTAGTGGAGTGGTGGCCAGCACGTGTGACAGGATGTTGTCAGTGGTGGACCAGCGCGTGTGACAGGAGGTTGTCAGTGGTGGACCGGTGCATGTGACAGGAGGTTGTCAGCCTTGGACCAGCTGGTGTGCAGGGACAGACCTGCAGGCAGATGGCACCTGTCACTGGCTGAGAGGTCCCCTGCCAGCCAGATGGGACAGGAAGGCAGGGGTTTGGCTCCAGAAAACAGAAAGAGCTGTCATCCTACGTATAATTAATGTGTTGATTCCTTAGTGTGcatgggttttgttgttgttatgaagTATAGCATATAAAAAACCATAACTATTACAGATATTCTTAGTATATGtctgtatgcatatgtatatatacgaactttttgtagaggtggaatTTGTATAACATACAATTaactattacatttttttttttcaatagagacagggtcttgctatgttgcccagcctggtgctgaactcctgggctcaagctgtcctcccatcagcctcccaaagtgctgagattacaggcgtgagccactgtgcccaacccatttaagtttttaaaatacacaattcaTAATAAAGTAAATTTGGTACCAGGAAGGGGTACTGCTATACATATACCCAAAAAtgtagaagtgactttggaaaaaaaaaaagatacacaattcAGTGGCTTcccacccaggctgaggtgggcagatcacttgagatcaggagtttaagaccagcttggccaacatagtaaaacctcctttctactaaaagtacaaaaaaattagctgggcatggtggcaggtacccgtaatcccagctcctcagtaggctgatgcatgagaaccacttaaatctgggaggcggaggctacagtgaactgagattgcgccgctgcactccagcctgtgcaacagagtagTGGCTTccagtacattcacagtgttgtgcaactgtcaccactgtctaattccagaacactTAGTCTCCCCAGAAAGCAGCCTTCTACCCATTAAGCAGCCACTCCCATCTTGAGTCTATTCCTAAAAAGCAGAACTTGGGTGGGAAGAGAATATCCAACCGGAGGCGTCCCTGAGACCCAGGGATGTCCCATGGACGGTGGGAATCTTCTGCAAACACATCCTCTTAGCAAAAGCCCTTCCGGAGTTTCTCAGGTTGGAGGCTGTCACCCCCTGCCCAACCTTGCTTTGTGTTCTCAGCCCCAAAGAGGGGCCCCGCTGACCTGGAGAGCTCCTCATTAGGGTGAAGTGCTGGGCGCAGGGGCCGCCTGACTGTGCCTTGACTTGCGGAGTTGCAGGTGGTGAAGGAGATGGACAATGAGAAGAGGATTCGGCTGCTGCAGTTTGTTACTGGGACCTGCCGCCTGCCCGTTGGGGGATTTGCTGAACTCATCGGTACGTGTTCCCTTGCCCTCTGGTGCCCTGGCTGGCAGTGAGCACACCTCAGAGGGAGGAGAGACCTGGTGTCTTCCTGGTAGCAGGTTGGCGGGATGGGGAAGAGCTGTGGCCTCTGTGTCCTAGAGCCAAGCCTGTctgtgggtggagctggagggTCCCGCTTTGGGACGGGGCGTCTCTGTTGACATCCGATGTGTTCTGCCTTGGATCACAGGTAGCAATGGACCACAGAAGTTTTGCATTGACAAGGTTGGCAAGGAAACCTGGCTGCCCAGAAGCCACACCTGGTGAGCCTGCTGGTATTACTGGGAGATCAGAGAGCCTCAGACTTGATGAGCTCCTGGGGCAGCCCAGTGGGTGTAGTGTTTGCATGCCCCTGGGGTACTGGGTTGGAGAGATGGGACTGTGATGGGCATCTGATCTACCATGTTTTACATGTGCAACACTTCTGTTCCAGTAGTCCAGGAGCTTCTGGCCTCCCGGGGCTGACTGTCCCGCCTCCCTCCTCTCTTTAGCTTCAACCGTCTAGATCTCCCACCCTACAAGAGCTATGAACAGCTGAGAGAGAAGCTGCTGTATGCCATTGAGGAGACCGAGGGCTTTGGACAGGAGTGACCAAGGCTGCCCCTCCCACGTCCCCCAACGCACATGTAGTCCTGAGTCCTCCCTGCCTGAGAGGCCATTGGCCCCGCAGCCCTCGGGAGACCCCCGTGGATGTGGCCCTGTGTGGGACCACACTGTCATCTCGCCGCTGGCAGAAgagcctgatcccaggaggcccTTCAGTTCCCCCACCCGCGGAGGGCAGTCTGGAATAAAGCCCTCTAGTTGCCTTTGCCCCACCCTTGCAAAGTTCCAGAGGGCTGACCCTCTTTACAGAACACCCCCCTCTCCCCTGGGCCCCAccctgggtgtgtgtgagtgtggaagGGAAGGTGTTGCATCCCCAGGGGCTGTGGCGGAGGCCTCATGGGCTAGTTTGGCGAGGAGACTGGCCATTGGGGGTGGCTGTTCTGGAATGAGAGAGCCAGGGGTCTTTGCCAGCAAAGGAGGTTCTGCTGTAATTGAGCCTCTGTGATGATGGAGATGAAGTAAGGGTCCGAGGGAGAGGATCCTGGGGCAAGGCTGTCTCCGCCTCCCTCCCTAGCAGGCGCCAGCCGTGGAGGCTGAGTTGTGGGACGCATGCCGGTCAGTTCATTCACTCTCAGCAAATGAAGGTTTGTCTAAACTTCCTGGGTATCCATGGGACAGAAACAGCAAACTCCCCCAGACTTTCTTTGTACATTTATAAACTTGAAGCATTTGCGTTGTagggttgctttttgttttgttttttttttttttgctgctgtcACTTTCTGTCCAGGAGCTGGCACCCCAGGGGTCCAAGAGTTTCCCAAACAGCCACTCCTCTCAGGAACCCGCATGGCGGTTCCAGTGCAGCCTCACAGGGACCTCGCCCCTGAGACTGGCAGAGTGGAAGGGGTTGGGGTCCCAAGCGCCACTCCCAGCCTTGCCGCCTTTGATAGAGAAGAAATCCCTTTGCTAGATAGGGTCCCCTGGGCAGCCCCCACTGTTGGGACATGGGTCTGGCTGTGGAGCTCCCCTGCCAGCCCCTGGAGCTCCACGTGGGCTTGTTCATCCGCTGTTCAGAATGGAGGGCGGCCCAGCCAGCAGATCTGCATAGGTGCGAGGCTTTATCAGCACACAGGACATGAAAACCAGCAGAAAGGCCCTGAGCTGCTGCATAGCCCAATCTGATTTCTGTATTTCCCGCCAGCCTCCAACACGGGGACTCTGCCATGATTGGAATCTTCATAGGTCATATTGAAATCTTCAAGGTGACTGTGCCGCACCGGGATGCTGGGGCAGTCATCGTGGCAGACTCCCCAGCCCAGGCTCCCAGCATTCTAGGACTCCAGGCAGCCCCTTGGACTGGTCCTGGATGCCTTCCAAGCACAGTCTCATGTGCACAGATTCTTGGCCTTCCcccagcctgggaggcacagcCCACGTCTGCCTCTGTCTTGTGTGCTGATTTGAGTGGCTCAGCTTGCCGAGGTGCAGCTTCTTCTGTCCCTTTCAGTCATTTGCTGTACTTCCCTGTGGCACGTCACCATGGAGACCACCCCGTTGGGTGGGTCGGGGTGTAAGCTGCCAGGCGGTTTGGAAGCATCAGGCTCACGGGTGTTCATGTGTGTTCGTGCGTGTGCGTACGTACGTGTGTATAACTGAAGTGTCTGTACCGAATGCCCTTTGCTAGCGATGGGTTGGTCACCAGTTTGTTTTGTAAGCCTGCCCCCTGCCTCAATATTGCCAGTTTCTTGTGCAATAAACAATCAGCAGCTGTGGGTGGTGTTGGCGTGGATGTTTACAAACCCACTGTCCTCCAGTTGAGAGGCCTCTGGGCCCCACAGACCCTCCAGGCCTGGACAGAGGTGGAAATTCCCTGACCTCTCTGGTTTTGAGAAGCACCTGTGTCCTGACGGAGGCTTCCCCCCACCTCTGGGCTGGGAAGCTGAGTCCTGGCCCAGGGGTCACCGGCTTCAGCCCTTGGTCGGCCGCCTCACCGCACCCTTTCGGCACCCTCAGCCTCTCAGTGCCAGGCTTGGGTGTCTCCAGGCACTTGCCGTGGGGTGCAGAACGGGAATAGCTGCAGGGTGGGTGGGCTTCTGAAACTGACTTGCAGGGAGAGTGTTCTAGGCAGTCATTCGTCCAAGAAATACTCAGGTTTCACATGTCCCATGATGGTGGAGGGACTCTGTGACCTCAGGGTCACGTAAGGGCTTGATGCTACCTACTTCTTTTGTTTCTGACATGTCACCATGCTGATGGGTCTTGAGGCATTTGACACAGAAGTGACTTTGTTGTGGACCAAGCAAGGCCCCGACTGTGCCTCCGGTGCTCAGGGGAGCAGAGGTGTTCAGAGCGGCTCCCTCCTGGGTTGTCACTGCCTCCAGCTCCAAAACCTTATTTTCAGGCAAAAGGGCAACAACTGTACTTTGACAAAACTATTGGAAAAGGTCCAGATGGTTCATGATAAATTCAATAAGACATGCTCAAGTAGAAATCATTCCCCCAACCCTTGTCCCCAGAGGGACCTACAGTTCACAGTTGGCGATGGTCTTTCCAGACTCTTCTGTGTGCATGGGCAAATCATTTACACATACAACTTTTAAATACACCAAAAATGGAACATCGTACATGTTGCGCAACTCACTTTTCTCATTAAATGAGACGTTATTGGACCCCTTTCCATGTTCGTTGATGTAGATGCTGCTTAATTCTTTAGCCACGTGTTACTGCAGTTCTGTAATATGCTCATCTCCTTCCTAAAGGTGGTGGCAGTCTTGTCCCACAGTTTGCTGGTGGCTGTGGAGCTCTGGGAAATGCCCTTGGGCTGGCCTGTGTGCTGGTGCTGCTCTTCCACTAGAGGGTGCTCCTAGAAGTTGGATTGTTGATTATGcacccttatttttatttaaaaatttggtaaAGGTTCAGTTGAAAGATGCAAAGGGGCAGCTGTGAAAGGCCTTCCTTACTCTTCTGTCCCTCAGCCACCCTGATCCCCTCCTGGAGGCAACCATTGCTGCTGGCTTATTTTGAATCTTTCCAGATATACTTCAAAAATCCCAacggggccaggtgtggtggctcatgtctgtaatcccagcactttggggatttttagtagagatgagtttcgccatgttggtcaggcaattcttctgcctcagcttcctgagtagctggggctacggCGTGCGCCCCcaaacccagctaacttttgtttttttttttagtagagacggggtttcaccatattggccaggctggtctggaactcctgacctcgtgatccacccagcttggcctcccaaagtgctgggattacaggtgtgctccaccgcacccagccagaacttCCATAGTGTTTTCTACAGTAGcggtaccattttacattcccaccaacgacACACAAGGGtctcaatttctccacatcctcaccaacatttgctgttttcttgttgatatttttaatagTACCCATCCCAGGGTGTGAGGTGATAGCTCAtggtggttttgacttgcatttcaaTAGTGACGTTgcgcatcttttcatgtgctcattggcCAAACGTGTATCTTCTCTGGAGCattgtctattcaagtcctttgcgaTCATGGTTTTCTTTTTGATGCCTGCTATCATTTTGGTCTCTTTAGTTGGACTCTGGTGCCATCTTTCTCAATATAGTTGATGGTCtacagcaggggtccccaacccctgagcCACAGAGCAGTGTGGGTccttggcctgttaggaactgggctgctaAGCAGAGGGTGAGCAGCAGTTGAGTGAAGGGCACTCCATCTGTGTTTACAGCACCTCCCATTGCTCACGTTACACCTGAACTCCACCTCGGGTCAGGTTAGCAGCCTGGTTAGATTCTTACAAGGGAGCACGAACTGTGAATCGTGCATGCatgggatctaggttgtgtgctccttataaGAATTTAAtgcctgccaggcatggtggctcatgcctgtaatcccaacactttgggaggccgaggtgggtggatcacctgaggttaggagtttgagaccagcctggccaacatggtgaaaccccatctctactaaaaatacaaaaattagtcgggcatggtgatgggtgcctgtaatcccagctgttcagggggctggggcaggagaatcacttgaatccaggaggcagagttacAGTGattcaaga
The Callithrix jacchus isolate 240 chromosome 20, calJac240_pri, whole genome shotgun sequence genome window above contains:
- the WWP2 gene encoding NEDD4-like E3 ubiquitin-protein ligase WWP2 isoform X7, giving the protein MQHFSQRFLYQSSSASTDHDPLGPLPPGWEKRQDNGRVYYVNHNTRTTQWEDPRTQGMIQEPALPPGWEMKYTSEGVRYFVDHNTRTTTFKDPRPGFESGTKQGSPGAYDRSFRWKYHQFRFLCHSNALPSHVKISVSRQTLFEDSFQQIMNMKPYDLRRRLYIIMRGEEGLDYGGIAREWFFLLSHEVLNPMYCLFEYAGKNNYCLQINPASSINPDHLTYFRFIGRFIAMALYHGKFIDTGFTLPFYKRMLNKRPTLKDLESIDPEFYNSIVWIKENNLEECGLELYFIQDMEILGKVTTHELKEGGESIRVTEENKEEYIMLLTDWRFTRGVEEQTKAFLDGFNEVAPLEWLRYFDEKELELMLCGMQEIDMSDWQKNTIYRHYTKNSKQIQWFWQVVKEMDNEKRIRLLQFVTGTCRLPVGGFAELIGSNGPQKFCIDKVGKETWLPRSHTCFNRLDLPPYKSYEQLREKLLYAIEETEGFGQE